The genomic DNA CGGCGCGGGACACAAGTGCTGCGAACCACCGGGAGCATATTTCGACTCGAAATCGTAGAAATCGCTTTTAGGAACGATTTCGATTATAGGCAACGCTTCGACTTCTGCGTCGCCAATGACCGCAACCGTCAACTCCTTACCTTTTATATAGCGTTCAACAAGAACCTCTGAATCGATGTCGAACGCCTTCTCGATTGCTTCGCCGATTGCCGCAGCACCTTCGACGATGAACACCCCCAGTGCACTTCCTTCCGTGCCGGGTTTCACCACACAATGCGTGCCCAGCTTCTCGACGATAGAATCCACGTCGTAAGAATCTCCCTTCTGCAGCGGCACAGAGGGGGGAGTAAGGATGCCGGCTTGTTCGTAGTACAGCTTCGACTTCACTTTATCCATTGCCAAAGCGCTCGACCACACCCCGCTACCGATATAAGGGAGCCCAATCGTTTCCAAAAGACCCTGCACGGTGCCGTCTTCCCCATATTTCCCATGCAAACAGAGAAAAGCAACGTCGAAAGGACCGTCGATCAAACGTTTCAGATCCTCCTTGTCGGCAGGATCGAGCTGCGTAACGGTATATCCGGCTTCTTCAAGGGCCTCTCGCGCGCCTTCGGCCGATGCGAGAGACACCTCGCGTTCCCCGCTCTTTCCTCCGGCGAGCAACGCCACGCGGCATTCAGACATGCATCCTTCTTTCATCATCCTTGATACGTTCGTTGCAGTATAGCAAAGGGATGTTTCACGTGAAACAATGTATAATGGCGGCTATGGATAAATCAATCAAAACCTATTCGCTGCCCGAACTCGCTTCAGTAATGAAAGAACTAGGGCAGCCCGCTTTCCGCGCGCAGCAGCTGCAGGAATGGCTCTACCAACGACATGCGTCCAGCTACGACGAGATGACGAATCTCCCTGGTTCTCTGCGAGCAACCCTTGCTGAACGTTTTCCACTCACGATGCCGACTGTCGTCGATCGTCAGATTTCGAAAGACGGGACGCGGAAATACCTTGTTGAGTTCGACGACGGTATCCGCGTAGAGACCGTAGGCATCCCTTCGCGCAACGGCGATCGCTTGACCGTATGCTTCTCCACGCAGGCAGGGTGTCCCATCGCATGCGCGTTCTGCGCGACAGGCCAGGAAGGTTTCGCGCGCAATCTCATACCGGGAGAAATAGTCGACCAAGTACTTATCGTCCAAGAAGACATGGGGAAGCGTGTCACGAACGCCGTAGGAATGGGTCAAGGAGAACCGTTTCTCAATTATGACAACACCATGGCCGCATTGCGCATCCTTAACCACAAGAAAGGTCTTGAAATAGGAGCACGCCACATCAGCGTCTCAACCTGCGGGATTTTGCCTGGTTTGGAACGCTTCTCTGGGGAACCCGAGCAATTTACCCTCGCGGTTTCGCTCCATGCAGCGCGTCAACCGATTCGCGACCTCATTATGCCTAATGTTGCTCGCTACAAATTGCCTTCGTTGAAAGAAGCGCTTCAGAACTACGTGGCGAAGACAAACCGCCGGATTACGCTCGAATACATCATGATCGAAGGCGTGAACGACGCACCTGTCGACCTTAAGGCTCTTCAAAAGTTCTGCTCGAATCTTCTATGCCACGTCAATCTCATCCCTATCAATGCAATAGAAGGTTCGGAATTCCAACCGAGCTCGCCTGAAACGATTAATCTATGGCTTTCCGAAATTTCAAAGAAAGGAACGGAAGCTACGCTGCGCGACTCCCGCGGTTCCGATATCTCCGGTGCCTGTGGCCAACTGAAAAACACCTTCAAGCCTTGCAACTGAAGTGTTTCACGTGAAACACTTCAGTTGCCTACCGTTGCAACGGATGCACAAGAGAATACGTATACAAGAATAAGAAAGCCCGGAATGTTTCACGTAAAACATTCCGGGCTTTCTTTTGGGAACCTTTCGACCTTTAGGACGCTGCAGCTATGAGCTCCTCGAACAACCTCTCGAGATCTTCCTCATCTTGGAATTCAATCTCAATCTTGTTCTTTCCGTTAGAAGACTTCACCTTTACGGGTGTGTGCAACACATCTTTCAAAGCTTTCGCCACCGTTTTAAACGTCTTAGGCAACGGCTCCTTCTTCGTCGGGGCGTCATTGCGCTTACCCGAGAACAGACGCGCTATAGCCTCTGCTTCTCGAACCGTAAGTTTTTCCGCAACAAGCTTGTCCGTCAGCTTCTGACGCCCTTCTTTCGTGGGAATGGACAGGATTGCGCGTGCATGACCCGCCGATATCTTCTCCTCGAACAATAATTGCTGCGCCTCTTCGGGAAGCTCGAGCAAACGCAACGCATTAGCCACAGTAGAACGGCCTTTTGACATAGCCTGTGCTACTTCGGACTGCGTGAGGTTACGACGCTCCATCATGCGGCGATAACCGTATGCCTCTTCTATAGGATTAAGGTCGGAACGCTGAATATTCTCCACAAGAGCAAGCTCGAGCGCTTGATCGTCGTCCGCATCCTTAATGCGTACCGGCACGGTTTTCAATCCTACGATTTTACATGCCTGCCAACGACGTTCGCCCGCGATGATCTGATATTCATTGGTTCCAACGGGACGAACGAGAATCGGCTGCAGCAGACCATCCTTCTCGATTGATGCTGCAAGCTCCTCAAGCGCCTCTCTTTTGAAGTTCGTGCGCGGCTGATCGGGGTTCGGGCTGACGGACTCTATCGGAACCTCGTCGATTCGGCGCTGAACAACACTTTTAATGATTACCTGGCTTTCACCATCGACGATCGATTCCTCTTTCATTGGCGTGATTGTTTCACGTGAAACATTCTGACGTTCAACCACGGGTTCGGTATGCATAGGGATCGGCACGGCAGTCTCTTCGCGTTGTTGCTCCACCAACACCCGTTTAGGCGTAGATTCGAGAGGGGCTGCTTCCTCAAACGCTCCACCAAGAAGCGAGTTCAAGCCACGACCTAATCCGCTTTTGTTCGCTTTAGCCACGTTGTACCACTTCCTTTGCGAGGTTTACATACGATTGCGCTCCCTTGCCCGATGGATCGTATTGGGTGATAGGCTGGCCGAAGCTCGGTGCTTCAGACAATTTAACCGTACGGGGAATAAGCGTCGTAAAAACCGTTTTACCGAAATAGCTGCGCACCTCTTCAACGACTTGTCGAGAAAGAGTAGTACGACCATCGTACATCGTAAGAAGAACACCGAAGATATCAAGGGTAGGATTCAGACGAGTTTTGACACGTTTCATTGAATCAAGAAGTTTTGTCACACCTTCCAGTGCGTAAAACTCGCATTGAATTGGTATCAACAGCTTGTCCGCAGCAACAAGCGCGTTGACCGTCAATAAGCCGA from Eggerthella lenta DSM 2243 includes the following:
- a CDS encoding D-alanine--D-alanine ligase family protein — its product is MMKEGCMSECRVALLAGGKSGEREVSLASAEGAREALEEAGYTVTQLDPADKEDLKRLIDGPFDVAFLCLHGKYGEDGTVQGLLETIGLPYIGSGVWSSALAMDKVKSKLYYEQAGILTPPSVPLQKGDSYDVDSIVEKLGTHCVVKPGTEGSALGVFIVEGAAAIGEAIEKAFDIDSEVLVERYIKGKELTVAVIGDAEVEALPIIEIVPKSDFYDFESKYAPGGSQHLCPAPLSDETTRMVQELAVRAHRALSCEGVSRSDFILEEDGSCWTLETNTIPGMTGTSLLPDAARAAGISFPELCTRLIGYALS
- the rlmN gene encoding 23S rRNA (adenine(2503)-C(2))-methyltransferase RlmN; this translates as MKQCIMAAMDKSIKTYSLPELASVMKELGQPAFRAQQLQEWLYQRHASSYDEMTNLPGSLRATLAERFPLTMPTVVDRQISKDGTRKYLVEFDDGIRVETVGIPSRNGDRLTVCFSTQAGCPIACAFCATGQEGFARNLIPGEIVDQVLIVQEDMGKRVTNAVGMGQGEPFLNYDNTMAALRILNHKKGLEIGARHISVSTCGILPGLERFSGEPEQFTLAVSLHAARQPIRDLIMPNVARYKLPSLKEALQNYVAKTNRRITLEYIMIEGVNDAPVDLKALQKFCSNLLCHVNLIPINAIEGSEFQPSSPETINLWLSEISKKGTEATLRDSRGSDISGACGQLKNTFKPCN
- a CDS encoding ParB/RepB/Spo0J family partition protein — encoded protein: MAKANKSGLGRGLNSLLGGAFEEAAPLESTPKRVLVEQQREETAVPIPMHTEPVVERQNVSRETITPMKEESIVDGESQVIIKSVVQRRIDEVPIESVSPNPDQPRTNFKREALEELAASIEKDGLLQPILVRPVGTNEYQIIAGERRWQACKIVGLKTVPVRIKDADDDQALELALVENIQRSDLNPIEEAYGYRRMMERRNLTQSEVAQAMSKGRSTVANALRLLELPEEAQQLLFEEKISAGHARAILSIPTKEGRQKLTDKLVAEKLTVREAEAIARLFSGKRNDAPTKKEPLPKTFKTVAKALKDVLHTPVKVKSSNGKNKIEIEFQDEEDLERLFEELIAAAS